In Spinacia oleracea cultivar Varoflay chromosome 5, BTI_SOV_V1, whole genome shotgun sequence, a single window of DNA contains:
- the LOC110790020 gene encoding uncharacterized protein, with amino-acid sequence MYDHQKTVILPKARYDWLHLRLQDFKSVSEYNSAMFKITSQLKLCGEKITDADMLEKTYSTFHANNVVLQTQYREKAHPTGSTPFPEANVTSYSGKISKNKDHASSSGRGQWRGRGRGRGFGGYGRGRGGYYKSSHSHQKWDRKDGKGERGKSDNVISVCYRCGGKGHWSRVCRTPKHLVDLYQSSLKKKGKNVETNLVFEDGEGDFESSDTTHLEVADFFNSPEGNN; translated from the exons ATGTATGACCACCAGAAAACTGTGATATTGCCAAAAGCTCGTTATGATTGGTTGCATTTAAGATTACAGGATTTTAAATCTGTGAGTGAATATAACTCAGCCATGTTTAAAATTACTTCTCAACTGAAATTATGTGGAGAGAAAATTACTGATGCAGATATGTTAGAAAAAACATACTCCACTTTTCATGCAAACAATGTTGTCCTGCAGACACAGTATCGAGAAAaag CACACCCTACTGGCTCAACTCCATTCCCTGAAGCGAATGTGACATCCTATAGCGGGAAAATATCAAAGAATAAAGACCATGCCAGCAGCAGTGGTCGTGGCCAATGGCGAGGCCGTGGGCGTGGACGTGGTTTTGGTGGCTATGGTAGAGGTCGTGGAGGTTATTACAAGAGCTCACATTCCCACCAGAAGTGGGACCGCAAAGATGGTAAAGGTGAGAGAGGAAAAAGTGACAATGTGATCAGTGTTTGTTATCGTTGTGGAGGAAAAGGCCATTGGTCACGCGTATGTCGCACTCCAAAACACCTTGTTGACCTTTATCAATCATCATTGAAGAAGAAAGGAAAGAATGTTGAGACCAATCTTGTATTTGAAGATGGCGAAGGTGATTTTGAGTCTAGTGATACAACTCACCTAGAAGTTGCAGATTTCTTTAATTCCCCTGAAGGGAATAATTAA
- the LOC110790027 gene encoding uncharacterized protein → METTLQSSSIFQIIPSFSNYHHLRNPALAFRLSNFTINSSISCNATSKAASCSAGDRQRRISSVESHYCYDKDIPEQIIEKPIGLSVVEKEIGDQPRCDDCEAKGAALCATCGGSGLYVDSILECQGIILKVRCLGCGGTGNILCSECGGRGHL, encoded by the exons ATGGAAACCACTCTTCAATCTTCTTCGATTTTCCAAATAATTCCATCTTTTTCCAATTATCATCACCTCAGAAATCCCGCTCTTGCTTTTAGACTTTcaaattttaccataaattcCTCCATTTCCTGCAACGCAACTTCAAAG GCAGCTTCGTGTTCAGCAGGTGACAGGCAACGGCGAATAAGTAGTGTAGAATCTCATTATTGTTATGATAAGGATATCCCGGAGCAAATAATTGAGAAACCAATAGGCTTATCAGTTGTTGAGAAAGAAATTGGGGATCAACCGCGTTGTGATGATTGTGAAGCTAAGGGTGCAGCACTTTGTGCAACCTGTGGTGGTTCCGGCTTGTACGTTGATTCCATATTAGAGTGCCAAGGAATCATCCTTAAAGTTCGATGCCTGG GCTGTGGAGGTACGGGCAACATCCTGTGCTCTGAATGTGGTGGAAGGGGCCACTTGTGA